DNA sequence from the Juglans microcarpa x Juglans regia isolate MS1-56 chromosome 5S, Jm3101_v1.0, whole genome shotgun sequence genome:
TGTTTCAATTATTTCAATAactatatagatagatatataatatattagccACTTCATACTCTCTAGAAAAGTAGAAGAAGTGATCATTGGCCATTGGCAGTAAAGTACTTATAACTTATGTGCTTCTcttaataacaaaattatatattattttcttgattCCACATAGCAAGCTAGCTGCACATatgtttatctttatattttcagtTATAATGAAATTAGCAGATGTTCCTTAGCACTGTGGATTGCTGAAGCAAATAGTCACTAATTTATTACAACAAACATTTTGCATGagggagaaaatattttgtgaccATTACTGAGTATCAAGATAATGTGGATCATAAAGATCCTGGGCAGACGTAGAAGAAGTTCCCGTCCACGTTGCACATAACGAACGATTACGGCTCTCAGCTCCAATTGAGTCCATCGATTCATGCTGGATCTGATCGAACTACTTTCTTAAAGCTTTAAACTTGAAATCGTCTCCATATATGCTTGGATCCATAATAGCTTCATTAACAGCTGTTTGGCCTTCGAGCATGCTTACTACTGCAGACATTGTGGGTCTAAGAGTTGGAGATGGATTTGTACATAGTAAAGCTACTTTGTTCATTCTAATTGCCTCCTCCTTGTTGAACTTGAAGTCTAACTTTGGATCCACTAGCTCCAATAGATTACCCTTTTGTTGTAAAACAAGAGCCTGAAATATGCACACATGAAATGATGGAAATTATATCTTAGCAAATCAATAGACGAGAATTATGACGTAGCCAATCATACATAACATATTGTTTCAATCTTGTTTAGTTGGTTTTGAACCAATATATCATCATCAAGATGACCAGTTTTGGTGCAAGACATGACAACTGATAAATCTTATCCAatcaagaagagaaaataacttTCATTTGGTCGAAATTTCATGTTGCTCTTCCCCGCAACAATTTCCAACGAAGCAACCCCAAAACTATAGATATCTGCTTTATATGTTAAATAACCCCATAATGCATATTCTGGTGCCATGTATCCTCTGCATGAAAAGAGATTGCATTATTATGATTAAGATTTCAAAGGTAGTTACGAAAtcacatggttttttttttctatttaaaatgcAATTATGCAAATAGTAAGACAGTGAGAATAGAGTGGAATATTCATTATATGAGAGAGGCAACTTTGTTGTTGGTGGAATGCTAATAACTATCAGGCAAGTGGTGGGGGGCTGTGGCCCCTGGGGGAGGGGAGATTGGTGGAGGGATACCGTGGATTTTGTTAGATTTCTAGAATTTCTTGTCCCCTTAAACTGTAATAACACAACATAGGAAATCAGATATGATAATAGAACATTTGAACACGAgcttttattatatattcagTCATTCAAGTATACTGAGTCAACGTTTTGGGGTAGGATTCATGTTAATGGTTAAATagacaactctctctctctctctctctctctctctctctctctcaaaagaacCATAGAAGATTGCTTGAACATGTTTTATGTCAAGACTTCTCGCAATCAATCATGAACACGGATTGATAATTCCTATAGCTATAAATTTCTCTGCAAGCAAGCTTGTGTTGCAAATATAGACAACTAACACATTAAAGTCTCAACCAAATATAAAGTCCTAGATTTTCTATAGCactttccatatataataaGAACATCTCTAATATGCAGAACCTTTAAATGTATGGAGATCGGCATTTGTTCCTGATTCTCTCCTAGTTAATCACTTGGGTGGTAAAAATAGGAATGCCATAAGAGAACAAAAATATGGTGCAAATTGAAGGATAGAAGAAAAGATATAGCTTACATGGTTCCAGCAACTCGAGTGCTGATATGGGTGTTTTCCTCTTCATCGAGCTTGGCCAAACCAAAGTCAGAAATCTTTGGGTTGcacatttgaaattttaatgtCTCTGTAAACAATTCTCAGTGTTGATTCCTCATGCAAGAAAGCTAGGCCTCTTGCAATGCCAACGCATATTTTTTGCCTTGTAGGCCAGTCCAATTTTAATTGGTATTGCTCTGgacctgcattttttttttttgtagaaagtTGAATGGGGGAGTTCATGATCAACTTGGTTCTTAACATAAAGCCATCTGCAGTGTTAGGTTCCTATCCTTATTTGACAgaaaatactaaataaaaacattaagcATACCAAACAAAGGACGAGCCAGACTATTGTTTTCCATGTATTCATATACCAAGAACAGTTGATTTCCTTCAACACAAGCTCCATACAATCTAACAACATTCGGGTGTTGTAAACTAGATATCATGCCTATCTCATTCTCAAATTCTAGAtttcattgacttgattttgaagaaagttTCTTAACTGCAATTATGGTACCATCTAATAATATACCCTGCatttcagaagaaaaaaatatgcatatttaagTATGCACTTGAGAATATAATGAGATATGTCTTTAGCTATGTATCATGGATGggtaagaaattttttataagaaattttttataaaaaacctaAATGCATGAAGAATTACGTTTTCGAATACCTTGTATACAGATCCAAAACCACCTTCCCCAATCATGTTTGAAGCATTAAAGTTGTTAGTGGCAGCTTTGATTTGCCTGTAAGTGAAAAAACCTGTTTGCAGATCGAATCCTCTCAAGTCTGCAAAAGGAATGAAAAAGGTGAGGCTAGTGATAAAATTGTATCTCATAAATGAGCAAATACATTGAAAGTGTGTTTAAATTCTACAACCTGTTCAATACAAAGTGACATTTCCAGACTTTCAAGATCATGTCATCATCTACCATGAACCATTGAAACAGTGACATTGTTGATAGAGCAAACCTTTTGATTGGGGTAAGAGAACTCATTTTCTGAGGTAATCTGATTTACAGTGAATCCTGGCTGCCTTGGGTAAGGTAGATCAACAATCTCAGTTTTTAACATAGAAATAACAATAGATACGGTTGGTCTATCTTTAGCGAATTCTTGTACACACAACAGCCCAACTTGTATGCACCTaaagatttcattttcaaagCCATATCTTGATATTTTGGGGTCTACTAATGCTGCCAAGTTGTCCATGTTCCACATTTTCCATACCTGGAAagatgaaaatttgattggagAAGATTCATTGTCTTGTATAAATCTTTACTTTGAATGTTTGATTAGTATCGATTTCAAGTTGGGAAAGAGGCAATTGAGCATCTAAAAAATGAGGCAATGAGATAAGGGAGACTTACAAGTCCTACAAGGGAGATAAGGGAGACTTACAAGTCCTACAAGGCTCATGGTCCCCTCGTCATGATAAAAATGAGTGTTTTTCCTTCCGCTTACTATCTCTAGCAACAACACTCCAAAGCTGAAGACAtccaatttttctaaaaatcgCCCCTCCATTGCATATTCAGGAGACATGTAGCCACTTCAACATTTGAATACATCCAAACATTATTATCCATAATATTAGCATTAGTATCTGATTGAATTCAACAAATAAAAGGTACTTACTATGTTCCGACAATCCTTTTAGTATTGGCTTGGTCTTCGTTGCCCCCGAAAATCTTTGCCATTCCAAAGtctgatatttttggatttagcTCTTCATCCAACAATATGTTACTTGCTTTTAAATCCctatgaataatttttaatcttgaATCCCTATGAAGGTAGAGTAGACCATGACCAACTCCTTCAATAATGTTGAAACGTTTTTTCCAATCTAGCAATTCTTGTTTGATTGGATCTGATGAATTTAGTTCAAACAGgtcagaaaaacaaaatgaagttGAATTTCATAATAGTAATGAAGGTAATATTTGTAAAGATAGTCATAATAAAGTATGTGTATAGAAGCTAAAATTTCACAACCGTATGTagatatcattattcttatgaTGTAGATAATTGTagattatgatatat
Encoded proteins:
- the LOC121267459 gene encoding LOW QUALITY PROTEIN: probable LRR receptor-like serine/threonine-protein kinase At1g53440 (The sequence of the model RefSeq protein was modified relative to this genomic sequence to represent the inferred CDS: inserted 2 bases in 1 codon) — encoded protein: MISSLQHPNVVRLYGACVEGNQLFLVYEYMENNSLARPLFGPEQYQLKLDWPTRQKICVGIARGLAFLHEESTLRIVYRDIKISNVXNPKISDFGLAKLDEEENTHISTRVAGTIGYMAPEYALWGYLTYKADIYSFGVASLEIVAGKSNMKFRPNESYFLFLIGLLFYNKRVIYWS